The Falco rusticolus isolate bFalRus1 chromosome 5, bFalRus1.pri, whole genome shotgun sequence genome has a segment encoding these proteins:
- the UBE2H gene encoding ubiquitin-conjugating enzyme E2 H isoform X5 has translation MNKIFHPNIDEASGTVCLDVINQTWTALYDLTNIFESFLPQLLAYPNPIDPLNGDAAAMYLHRPEEYKQKIKEYIQKYATEEALKEQEEGTGDSSSESSMSDFSEDEAQDMEL, from the exons ATGAATAAAATTTTCCATCCCAACATTGACGAAGC GTCAGGAACTGTATGTCTAGATGTAATCAATCAAACTTGGACAGCTCTCTATG ATCTCACCAATATATTTGAATCgttcctgccccagctgctggcctACCCTAACCCTATAGATCCTCTAAATGGTGACGCTGCAGCCATGTACCTCCACCGACCAGAAGagtacaaacagaaaattaaag AATACATTCAGAAATATGCAACAGAAGAAGCACtaaaagaacaggaagaagGCACCGGGGACAGCTCATCTGAGAGTTCCATGTCTGACTTCTCGGAAGATGAGGCTCAGGACATGGAGTTGTAG